One Aegilops tauschii subsp. strangulata cultivar AL8/78 chromosome 2, Aet v6.0, whole genome shotgun sequence genomic window, atggattaacgggccacaaacgggccgaatgtaaccacgactgaatttggcccacaagcagaaaaggtcagtaatgggccgtaagtaacgaaatgctggaaatgagccgaagaataaatgggccctgagaaggccgaaaaaTAACACGGGCTAacagcccaatggaataatgggccgttaattggtataaagtgatacactgttcatttcggggcagtttcaccacgggtcgttaatgggccaagggTTACAatgggcctcatatgggccgaaagacatcatgggccatacatcggccagaagttacaacgggctggaatcaaattggatggcccagatgaagctactggtcctaattcggataggccgtaacaggtcgtgagttagcgggcagtatatgggctatatgcgaacaggccattaacaggctttccgtgggccggcccgctaccttttgaccaagtcaaacgggccggccttttcacatgaatgggtctctgttgggccgtgccacgtatCTACGTATCATAGGCgacttcggtccaatgagtggatgacatctgtcccaatggtgagccaacacgtggttcctctggccattgagaattttacacgtggaaaatccccattggtccgggctgttaacgggttatcggatccaaaccggaacctgatagcttaacggcgacccgttactgtggatgccacgtgtcggttacccttgataAAAGCAATTTTATGATGCGCGGTTTATCgccatggaagtggacacttccgtgatgataatgttggtaatgtcatggaacacttctacgacagcacaagtatgactatcttgattccgtcataaaatcgtcatggatgtatatgcatgaaagaaaaagtggcctactgtgacaaacacgtataatcacggaagtgtatctttttgtagtgatagctagtagctagatggcttcttctctctctttgattctcaataccgcgttctcctcgatgttcttggagatgtatccgatgtaatcttcttttgcggtgtgtttgttgggattcgatgaattgtggatttatgatcagcttatctatgaatattatttgaatcttctctgaattcttatatgcatggtttgatatctttgtaattctcttcgaactatcggtttggtttggccaactagattggtttttcttgcaatgtgagaagtgcttagctttgggttcaatcttgcagtgtcctcacccagtgacaaagtagggatagcgaggcacatattgtattgttgccatcgaggataaaaagatgtggtttacatcatattgcttgagtttattaatctacatcatgtcatcttacttaaggcgttactccgttctttatgaacttaatactctagatgcatgctggatagtggtcgatgtgtggagtaattgtagtagatgcaggtaggagacggtctacttgacacggacgtgatgcctatattacataatcattgccgtggatatcgtcataactttgcgcttttttatcaattgctcgatagtaatttgttcacccaccgtattatttgctatcatgagagaagcctctagtgaaacctatggaccctgggtctattttccatcatattagtttctgatctactattttgcaatcttttactttatgATCTATaaatcaaaaacccaaaaatattttatcttttgtttagttttatttatttatctctatcaaatctcacctttgcaagtgaccatgaacggattgacaacccctttatcgagttgggtgcaagtgtttgattgtttgtgcaggtattggtgatttgtgctttgtctcctactagattgataccttggttcttaacaaagggaaatacttatctctactttgctgcatcaccctttcctcttcaagggaaaaaccaacgcaagctcaagaagtagcatgcTGCCCCTGCACTACGATGGCGCCGCTAACCCCGAGGAGTTTCTCCGGCTATACACCCAGGGCATCCTGGTAGTGGGTGCCGACAGCAAGGCCATGGTGAACGggtttctgaaggaaatatgccctagaggcaataataaagttgttatttatttccttatatcatgataaatgtttattattcatgctagaattgtattaaccggaaacataatacatgtgtgaatacatagacaaaccgagtgtcactagtatgcctctacttgactagctcgttgatcaaagatggttatgtttcctagccatagacatgagttgtcatttgattaacgggatcacatcattaggagaatgatgtgattgacttgacccattccattagcttagcactcgatcgtttagtatgttgctattgctttcttcatgacttatacatgttcctatgactatgagattatgcaactcccgtttaccagaggaacactttgtgtgctaccaaacgtcacaacgtaactgggtgattataaaggtgctctacaggtgtctccaaaggtacttgttgggttggcgtatttcgagattaggatttgtcactccgattgtcggagaggtatctctgggcccacccagtaatacacatcactataagccttgcaagcattgtgactaatgagttagttgcgggatgatgtattacggaacgagtaaagagacttgccggtaacgagattgaactaggtatcgagataccgacgatcgaatctcgggcaagtaacataccgatgacaaagggaacaacgtatgttgttatgcggtctgaccgataaagatcttcgtagaatatgtgggaaccgatatgagcatccaggttccgctattggttattgaccggagaggtgtctcggtcatgtctacatagttctcgaacccgtagggtccgcacgcttaacgttacgatgacagttatattatgagtttatatgttttgatgtaccgaaggttgttcggagtcccggatgtgatcacggacatgaggaggagtctcgaaatggtcgagacataaagattgatatattggaagcctatgtttggatatcggaagtgttccgggtgaaatcgggatttttccggagtaccgggaggttaccggaaccccccggtaacttaatgggccttagtgggcctaggtggaagagaggagaggaggccagggcagggccgcaagCCCCTTCCCCccaatccgaataggacaaggagaggggggcggcgcccccctttccttcctcccctccacctctcccccctctctctcctagtccaacatggaaaaggggggagtcctactcccggtaggagtaggactcctcctggcgcgcctctccccttggccggtcgaaccccccttgctcctttatatacgggggcagggggcacctctagacacacaattgatcattgatctcttagccgtgtgcggtgccccctccaccacattacacctcgataatatcgtagcggtgcttaggcgaagccctgcgtcggtagaacatcaacattgtcaccacgccgtcgtgctgacgaaactctccctcaacactcggctggatcggagttcgagggacgtcatcgagctgaacgtgtgctgaactcggaggtgccgtgcgttcggtacttgatcggtcggatcgtgaagacgtacgactacatcaaccgcgttgtgttaacgcttccgctttcggtctacgagggtacgtggacaacactctcccctctcgttgctatgcatcaccatgatcttgcgtgtgcgtagaatttttttgaaattacgacgttccccaacagtttccCCTAGCCCTCGTGGGTGCCCCGCGTTCCTAGCTTCTCAGCCTCCCTAAGGCTTCACTCTCCTCCTGGAGCGAGCTTAGTCATCGGTTCGCTGCACGTTTTGCGCTTCCGGGGCCCCACACGGTTGCGTGTATCCTCGGCAAGTCCTAGGAGCCGGCGTCCAGTCGCCACTCCAAGCAGCTCTTCCGCGGGGCAAACGCCGCGCAGCCCTAGCCTGAGGTTTCACGGCCTCACGCGCGGCCtgagtgcaccatcaccttcgaATCCCGGGACCACCCCAAGTCCATGGCAGACGCCGACACGCTCCCCATGCTATGCACGCCCACCATCAGCAATGTCTctatcaccaagaccctcatcgatgacGGCGCCAACCTTAATGTCCTCTCTGTCAAAACCTTCGAGACGCTTCAAGTGCCTTATGACCAGCTGATGCCCACCAGGTCATTCTCTGgggtgaccgacggttccacagCTCCCctggggcaggtgcgcctcccagTCACGTttggcacccgcgacaactaccacatcgagctcatcgacttcgatatGGCCAACATTGGGCTCCTGTACAATGCCATCCTGGGGTATCTTGCtcttgccaagttcatggcggcaacccaccatggctacaatgtcctcaataTGCCAGGGTGCAACGGCATTATCATTGTCGCATGCGATGAAAAAGATGTGGTCTACTCCCTTGAGCACGCCTACCGGGCTGCGACGGTCAAGAACTCCAAGGGTTAGTGTGACATCGTGCCCCCTGAGGATGTACCCGCGAAGAAGAAGTAGTTCCTCCCCAAGAGTCATCCTAAGGCAAAGAAGGCACCCGCCTACAATACCTCGGGTGTTGCGCCTGTCACCGGGGCATGCCTTCCTcccgcataggaaggcgcgcccggcgcctcCCTCTGGTTAGGCACGGGGGTTTCCACCTGGAGAGCATCTGACCTAACTGGTGTGGCAAGGAAGGTGCTCGGGAAGCACTTGGAGGATTGCTTCGATGTGCGCCCCCGCAAGCAAGGAACAGGGCATGAGGCGCCAGGAGCACAAGAATTCAACACCCAAGAGATCCGTGAACTTCAAGAGGTGCGGGCCCTGCGCGGTGAGCGTCGCCCCGCAGGCCCCACCGGCTCAGCTGCCGCTCCCGACGCATGCGGTGAGTAGCGCATGTGTGTAAACATCCCGGGCCTCAACAGGGCCACTTCCCAGGACCTCTTCTATCCTTCACGCATCAGCCAGAGAGGGGGTGTCCCCTGCAACTACAactgcatgcccttcggcctgCTGAACGTGGGCGCCACGTACTAGCAGTTCGCGCAGCTCGCATTGGCGTCTCACGAGGTCCGGCGCATGGCGCTAGCGTCTCACGAGGCCATAGTGCATCACGAGCCACCAGGGCCTCAGGAGCCAACCAGCCCCTGAGGGGCAAACCTTCACAGCACACTTCGTCAGATACCTAGACATTCCGCATCAACATTGTCAGtggactttttggtttgttcAATTGAGGGCGCCCCGCGGGCTGCATCACCCTCAGACTAGTTAGGGTCCACCCCTGTAGCCGCGTTGTCTTTTGCTCATGTATCAGATTTAGTTGTGCCTTGATAAAATCTTCCCAGTGTCTTAAATTGTGTGATCGGTGCTTTGACACCAAGGGAATCGCCATGCCCTCGTGAACCTGCTCTCGACCGCTTCATGACCAAGGATTGACACGGCATCTGTGCTCAGGTCCGTCCCTGTAGCGTTGTGAAATCCAAGCGACCTAGCTCTGTCTCACGGCCAGCTCCCGtgcacgtcacctcctggggtcctTGGTGTATCGACCTCTCATGGGACTGCCGTGAGAAGGCAAGTAAGGGCGCTACCCGGTTTGTATGACCGCAATTGTGGTGCTTTGTAGTCGCGGTTGCCGCGCGCGAGGTGGTTCCTCCTCCCAgcattacatgaggaagcttGGCACGGTCTCTGTCCTTGGGTCTGTCCCTACAGCGTCGTTAAATCCAAGTGTCCGAGCTATGTCTGATGAGTCGAACCCATACACGTCACCTCCTTTGGGTCCTCGGTGCCTAACCTTCTCATGCGATAGCCTCAGGACTATCATTTGGCGCAGGTCACCCCCATGTCTCAGGTTACACGAGTGTGCATCCATGCCAGAAGCTAGGTGCAACCCGCTAGAGGAAAGAGGTAGGACCTCCTGAGCCCAGCGCTGGCTCACGAGCGTCTAACACCACCGCAAGTTCTGTCATGTTTGCCATGCGTACGAACGTGATAcggctgtacacgccccagagATTCTTGAACAGAGCTCTTTTCCTACGCCCAGCAGAAGCCCCATGCTCCACGCTGACGGAACGGTCACAATACAACCATCCCCATGCCTAGTGGAAGCCCCAAGCTCTGGCTGGTGGATAATCAACTGAGGCGCCCCACGGGCCGCATCAACCTCAGGATGCCCATGCCTATCATGGCCGCCGTTCAACCCTTCAGCGACATCGTTCGTGGCTTCCCCCTAAGCCTCACGCGATCGGGGGCTAGACACGGAGCCTGTGGTCGGGTCAGTCCCAGCAGCGCTAAAAAACCCAAGGGACCGGGCTCTAGCTCACGGGCCTGCTCCCGTGCACGTCACACCACCAAGGCCCTTGGTGTCTAGTCTCCTCGGGTAACACCCAGGTGCAAGCAAATGAGCGCACGTCACCCAAGGTGAAGCTGTGCACATAGGTGTCCCCTCGGGACCGAGCACTCGAGGTACCTCACAAACACGCGCGCAACAAGTAAACCACCACCTGCACCATGTGAGCTAAGTATGAGAACTCACGGGATAGCCTCGCCATCGCCGATGTTTTCCTACATGCGGGCTGCTTGGGCGTCAAGGGGGGACTCCTAGGAATCACGCCTAAGGAGCCTTCACTAGTCCCATAGCCCCTCATCACCTGGCTTTGTCcaggcatcgcgacctggcattcCGGCGATGGTGGAGGTATGCACGGGGCTGGGCCCTGCCGATGCAGAGCACAAAGGCAAGCAAGGAAGAAATCGAGCACGGAAAGGAAACCGCAGATTACAAAATGTTACTACAAGCATCAAGCGTCTCACAAATTAAACCATTGTATTAGTCCTCTGTGAGGCAGGGTCAGTCTGTTCCAGGATAATAAAAGAAGTTTCAGGAAGAAGGGTTGTCGCCACCATTGTCATCGCCTACCTCGGCCTCAACGGGTCCTCCGTCGCCACTGCAGGAGGACCTCTCAAGCAGCGCGGTCACGTGGCCCGGACAGCTTCCACCAGGTCACCGCGGGATTCTTGGGGGACGAGGACTATAACCTCACCAAAGTCAAAGTCTGGATCACAaaggaggtggctgaagacacatGTCACTGCCATAGAGAAGAGGTCGCGACATTCTTCTTCCAGGATACCATCCACCTTTTGGGCAGCGTCTTCAAGCTCTCCCATGCGCTTAGAGGAAAGCTCAGCATAACCGGCCTTGGGGACTGCGAGCGGAGCATCGAACTGCACTCTGCATATGGAGCTTAGCGCCTCGCGGGACCTGAGCTCGAGTCGAGAGAAAGTGGCGGGGTCTTGGGCGTTGGCCTCGGAGACGTGCTTGGCATGGGCCTCTTGGGCGTTGGCCTCGGAGACGTGCTTGGCATGGGCCTCTTGGGCGTTAGCCGCCAAACATTGCAACTCCTCCAGGCGCTTCTGCTCCGCGGCCTACTTGGTCGCCACCCTCGCCAAGTCAGAGTCGCAATCCGCAAGCGTCGCCTCGAGGTTCTTGAGGGCGTCCTCTCACAGTTGGAGTTGCTGCGCCTGCGCGGCCTGTTTTTCCTGGAGCTCTTTCAGGCTGCCTTCCGCCTCGCCGCAGTGCTTGGCGGCCTCCCCCACTTTGGCAAACGCACTATCCCGAGCTGCCTTAGCCTCGATGGCTTCCTTCTTGCTCTCCACAACGGCGGCGTCGGCCTGGACCTAGGCCTCCTTGGTGCCCGTGTTAAGGTGGCGCCACCCCAAGGCGAGCTTCAGGCGCTCCCGGACGCGGCTCTTTTCGGTGTCCAGAAGGTCTACACCGAGCCGGTCAGTTGTGACCTGAGCATCAGCCCATGCCCCTCGCCAAATCAGCCGGTCGTAGTTCATGAGAGAAAGAGCCTGATGAGGGGTCAGTGCCTCCGTACTCGTTATCACCACTGCCAAAAAGGCCCCAACATCTTTTACCTGGGGCGCCGGGGGCTCCGTACTTTTCCCCATGTTCGGCGTGCCTTGGGAGGCTAACACACCAGCCCGTTGAACTCCGAGAGGGGGCACGGTTGGCGGCCGCGCCATGGTGCGCCCTACGTCGCACTCGGCGGCAGGAATAAGGATGGCCACTGGTGGCTGAGGCACCCCATCCTTTCCCAAGGGCTGAGTCGTCGCAGTCTGGGTGGGCGGACCCTTCTGTGGCACCGGAGAGGCGCTGGGGGCCGTTGCTGTGCCCGTGCGCCCGAGCGTAGCACCGGGCAATGCAAGGCACCCCCGCGCCCGCCGAAGCAGCGGCCGATGGTGGACACCGCTTTTCTAGCAAAGGTCACCTTCACCCCAGGTGCCACGTTCTTCTTCTTCGCCTCCTCGCCGCCACGCAGACCTCTGCGCAGGCAAAGGGTTAGCACGGGAGAACCAATCGCGGGCGCCCTACGCGGGGATGGCCGGGGCATTTACTCGTCGGGCACGGTCCACTTCCTCCCTTTTCTCCATTCCAGAGACCGGGCCGCCGCCATCCTTCCCTGGCGCCGTGGCACCGCCTCCCGAGGAAGTGCAAGCATCCCCCTAAGGGGCCACGGCCAACGGGGGCTCGGTCGCTCCTACGGGGGCCACCGTGACTAGCGACCGTGCGACCGGCAGGGCAGGATCCATACCCCCGGCCGCCCCAGCAGGACGCGAGGAGTCCACAGGAGGAGGCTCATCAGCGGCATCATCGTCCCCGAGGTCGAGGAGGAGCTGATAGCGGGTGTGCCCTAGCGCCCTCCCATGGTCGTCCTCCTCTATCTCCTCTGAGTCCTCATCGCTAGCGCTTTCATCGGAGGATAGCACCATGGCCGGAGGGCCCCCATGCAGTAGGCGTCTCATCCCCAGGGAGGAGGGACTTGTCCTCATGAGGCTCCTCCCCACATGTGTCCGTCCACCCCGCCACGAAATCGGCAAGAGCTGTTCCCTTGATGACTCCGGTGGTGCATAACTCTATCTGGAATGCCTGCAACTCGAAGCTCCATTCAGCGACCCGTCCGCAGCATTATGGCTATGCAGCATTTTCTCTAGGGGTATGTAGAGAcgactgatacatctccaacatgctgttatattatcaatcttggatgtttattattcattttatagaaacttcatatcattttttgggactaacctattgacatagtgcccagtgccggttgctgtttttgcttgttttttttacatcgcagaataTCCCTACCAATGGAGTCCAAACGAAGTGAAATTTTTTGgagatttttcttggaccagaagacaacttgggagcccAGGAACCAcctggggggaggcccatggggcccaCAATAGACCAAGGCGAGCCACAGGCCCCTGGCGTGCCTTGATGGGTTTTGGGTCCCAGGGGGTTTCCTCCAacgcctctcagctctataaatacccaaatattctaTAAACCCTAGGAGAGTCAAGAAACACAATTCCATCTGCCACAatttccagaaccacgagatccaatctagttCCCTATTCTGGCACTCTACCGGAGGGGAaattgatcacggaggggttcatcatcctcattggtgctcctccgacgatgtgtgagtagttcaccatagacctacgggtctgtaggcagtagctagatggcttcttctctctctttgattctcaatacaatggtctcttggagatctatgtgatgtaatgactttttgcggtgtgtttgttgggatccgatgaagttcCAGTTCATGATTAGAtttttatccatgaatattatttgagttttcttctcttatatgcatgatctttacagcctcgtatttcttctctgaatctttggtttagttaggccaactagattggtttttcttgcaatgggaagtggtgctttgtgatgggctcgatcttgcgatgtcctcgcctagtgacagaaggggtagcgaggcacgcatgtatcgttgctattagtGATAAAAAGATTAGATCTATTCCTACATGAACAGATCTTTTCTAATAATGTTCTTATTCTTATTGTGTTACTctatttctccatgaacttaatacaatatatgcatgctggatagcggtcgacgtgtggagtaatagtagtagatgcaggcaggagtcggtatactaatcttggacgtgatgcttGTATATATGGTCACTGCCTTCGATATCGCCATAATTATTTggtcttctatcaattgcccaacagtaatttgtttacccaccatgtgctattttctcgagagaagccactagtgaaatctatgccccccaggtctatcttttatcatatttgctttccgatctatttttTGCCGTAGTTATTTTTGGATCTATTGTTCTGAAAACCCAAAAAAAatccttgctgcacttttttctttacttattttattttgcattttATCCAGATCTATTTACCCAAACTCATACAAATTTATGTATCTGtttaccgaggagggattgacatcccctcttacgcgtcgggtttcaagtatttgttctttgtgtgcatgtaccgtttacatagtattgcttgcttctcctactggattgataccttggtttcacaattgagggaaatacttaccgtagctatgctgcatcatcccttcctctttggggaaataatGACGCAGTCTCTAGCCACAcgaaaggaatttctggcactgttgccggggagacatcatcaacatatattAGGTTCCTAATTACAATTcccatctccttgcaatttacattatttgccatttgcctctcgttttcatctcccccacttcacaaaaacttgcctttttattcgccctctttttcatcGCCTTTTTCTCGTCAAATCTCTTGTGTGCATGAACTTATAAACATGAGTGACTTTGGTATGGCAGAAATAAATGATGGTCTGACTCCAAAAATTGGATGATCTgccaatctggatgctaaaacttttgtttTGGGGCAAGGGAACATTATAGGGAAGGAAACTATCCAAGAATTGTTCAATTGTGTCAGGACTTTGACTtgtgatgatgctcctatacttaaaagaactaaaacttatgcggatgctatttcaaCGCTAGTTCTAAAACTTGAGAATAGATTTATCTGAACTTATCCTATTTTGCAAATATTGTTTTATGAGCTACCAGTTATAAAGGATCCAAAAGCAAAAAAGTTAGCTACCCTTTTCTCATGAATGAATTTGATCACATAGTACGGGAAGCTAgggaatttttttatttttatggCATGAACCGGGCAAAACTGGTAAGTCGAGATCCTTTATAATAGTAACTATATGTTAAGACATTTTCTTGGAAATAATCAAAAAAATTATGAGAACTTTAAAAAGGAAATCCCAGTGTTAGATGTGATCCAACAAGTTTTTAATGATGTTAATCCACAGTACTCTTTGATTGTAGCCGGGAATCAAAGGGGACACAAACATGGACAACAAGATAATGGTAAAACTTCTATGCATAATTTGTTTGAAGTTATATTTGCAAAACCTCCTCAGAAAAACACATCTATGAaaactaaagatgacaatacttgaatctatgcattatgcctagctaggggcataaaatgatagcgcttgataggaggcaacccaataaataatattttttgcccttttctttctgttcttgactgtttgcacaattatgctactgttgtgattgtgtttttatgttttaattagtgtttgtgccaagtaaagcctttaggatagATTTAGGttatagttgatttgatcttgttgaaaaacagaaacttttgtgtccAGTAACAGAGTTTCTTAAATTCACAAAAGTGACGAAAAATTCTGagttttttacacaagattgatatacaaattttctacattgtcctaatttttttttagaatttttggcgttacagaagtatggttagagtccagattactatagaccgttctgtttttgacagattctgtttctttgcattgtgtgcttattttgataaatCTATGGATTGTACTGGATGTTATAGTCCATGgaaaagttagaatacagtaggtataatgcaataataaaatatgaatgggtttgcaacaatacttagagtggtgatttactttgttatactaacggatctcacaaaggttttgttaagtttgtgtgattgaagttttaatgttttgggtgagatcacgatggacgaaggaataaggagtgaaaagagcctaagattggggatgcccatggcaccccaagttaacattcaaggataaccaagcaactaagattggggatgccccggaaggcatcccctctttcttctaacaaccattggtaattttacttggagctatatttttattcgtcgcatatcatgagttttgcttggagcgtcttgtattatatgagtctttgcttgttttgctttttgtcACAATGATCCTTGCTGGCACACCTATTTTACaaagccaaaattatgctatgatttgttagaattactgtatgtgcttcacttaaaaaAATTGTGAGCTagggaattgctctagtgcttcacttatatcttttttagcacgttgaactttaatatttttgaagaaattctctcatgcttcacttagatttttTGAGAGTTAGTTAACTTTTAAAGATAttctcttgtgcttcacttaaattattctgagagatgaacatttttatgctcatgttcatcacttaaatttgttgagcttatcaaaaggaattgcaacatatgaaattagtcccgaagtgatagatattcaagagggatattgtaaaaacttt contains:
- the LOC141040942 gene encoding uncharacterized protein, with protein sequence MADADTLPMLCTPTISNVSITKTLIDDGANLNVLSVKTFETLQVPYDQLMPTRSFSGVTDGSTAPLGQVRLPVTFGTRDNYHIELIDFDMANIGLLYNAILGYLALAKFMAATHHGYNVLNMPGCNGIIIVACDEKDVVYSLEHAYRAATVKNSKG